A single region of the Pseudomonas sp. GGS8 genome encodes:
- a CDS encoding alginate O-acetyltransferase produces MTRSLRIFYIALFLVTLLVLGVWSVRSFFGFSTNADATVLNGRWTKAVETHYDDEFPIKRLGTNLWAALDFKLFNEGRPGVVLGRDQWLYSDEEFNPIVNEELNLQGNYALVEGVRQELKEKGVKLVMAIVPAKTRLYPEHLGEVKPSSIHANLYQDFHAQVAANKILAPDLLGPLQQAKHDGQQVFLRTDTHWTPEGAQIAAQTLAKTIADKAPLSGEPQNFVTEPAEKVTHKGDLRLFLPLDPLFENLMPAPEPLQKRNTVAAQDQPAGDDALFANTEVPVALIGTSYSANPNWNFVGALKEALHSDVVNYAEDGHGPILPMLSYLKSDAFKNSPPQVLIWEFPERYLPVNNEIGDADPQWVAELKQAGARQQNVAANTKSETPDRAQN; encoded by the coding sequence ATGACCCGCTCATTACGCATCTTCTACATCGCCCTGTTTCTGGTGACCTTGCTGGTCCTGGGCGTGTGGTCGGTACGCAGCTTCTTCGGCTTCAGTACCAACGCCGATGCCACCGTGCTCAACGGTCGCTGGACCAAAGCCGTCGAGACGCATTACGACGACGAGTTCCCGATCAAGCGCCTGGGCACCAACCTTTGGGCCGCGCTGGATTTCAAACTGTTCAACGAAGGTCGTCCGGGCGTGGTGCTCGGTCGCGATCAGTGGTTGTACAGCGATGAGGAATTCAACCCGATCGTCAACGAAGAGTTGAACCTGCAAGGCAACTACGCGCTGGTCGAAGGCGTGCGCCAGGAACTGAAAGAGAAAGGCGTGAAACTGGTGATGGCGATCGTGCCGGCCAAGACTCGCCTGTACCCGGAACACTTGGGTGAAGTGAAGCCTTCGAGCATCCACGCCAACCTCTATCAGGACTTCCACGCTCAAGTGGCGGCCAACAAAATTCTTGCCCCTGACCTGCTCGGCCCGCTGCAACAAGCCAAGCACGACGGTCAGCAAGTGTTCCTGCGCACCGACACCCACTGGACCCCGGAAGGCGCACAAATCGCTGCGCAGACCCTGGCCAAAACCATTGCCGACAAGGCCCCGCTCAGCGGCGAACCGCAAAACTTCGTCACCGAACCGGCCGAGAAGGTGACCCACAAGGGCGACCTGCGCTTGTTCCTGCCGCTGGACCCGCTGTTCGAAAACCTGATGCCGGCGCCAGAACCTTTGCAGAAGCGCAACACCGTGGCGGCTCAGGATCAGCCTGCCGGTGATGACGCACTGTTCGCCAACACTGAAGTGCCGGTGGCCCTGATCGGCACCAGCTACAGCGCCAATCCGAACTGGAACTTCGTCGGGGCACTGAAAGAAGCACTGCACAGCGACGTGGTCAATTACGCCGAAGACGGCCACGGCCCGATTCTGCCGATGCTCAGCTACCTCAAAAGCGATGCCTTCAAGAACAGCCCGCCACAAGTGCTGATCTGGGAGTTCCCTGAACGATATCTGCCTGTGAACAACGAAATCGGTGACGCCGACCCGCAGTGGGTCGCAGAGCTTAAACAAGCCGGCGCACGCCAACAAAACGTAGCTGCAAACACTAAATCCGAGACGCCCGACCGGGCGCAAAACTGA
- a CDS encoding alginate O-acetyltransferase AlgF: MTFTTTPRRLAARSLKAVALVAGMSVLSMQAFAGGDAALYGPTAPKGSSFVRVYNAGNAEVSATVGTTNLNEVAPLSSTDFSFMPGGDYSAKIGSQTLPVKLAGDHYYTLVNNASGAPQLIEEPPFKNKQKSLVRVQNLSDKALTLKTADGKTEVVPNVAAKSRGEREINPVKVSLALYEGDKKVGDVKPVALERGEAAVLYVTGNGSSLSPVWVKRPVSTR; the protein is encoded by the coding sequence ATGACTTTCACTACTACTCCTCGCCGTCTCGCCGCTCGCTCCTTAAAAGCAGTTGCCCTCGTCGCCGGCATGAGCGTGCTGTCGATGCAGGCCTTCGCCGGTGGCGATGCCGCCCTCTACGGCCCGACCGCACCGAAAGGCTCCAGCTTCGTGCGGGTCTACAACGCCGGCAACGCCGAAGTCAGCGCCACTGTCGGCACTACCAACCTGAACGAAGTCGCGCCGCTGTCCAGCACTGACTTCAGCTTCATGCCAGGCGGCGACTACAGCGCCAAGATCGGCAGCCAGACCCTGCCGGTGAAACTGGCCGGTGATCACTATTACACCCTGGTCAACAACGCCAGCGGCGCGCCGCAACTGATTGAAGAACCGCCGTTCAAGAACAAGCAGAAATCCCTGGTGCGCGTGCAGAACCTCAGCGACAAGGCCCTGACCCTGAAAACCGCGGACGGCAAAACCGAAGTGGTGCCGAACGTGGCCGCCAAGAGCCGCGGCGAACGTGAAATCAACCCCGTGAAAGTCAGCCTGGCGCTGTACGAAGGCGACAAGAAAGTCGGCGACGTGAAGCCGGTTGCCTTGGAGCGTGGTGAAGCCGCGGTGCTGTACGTCACCGGCAATGGCAGCAGCCTGTCGCCAGTTTGGGTAAAGCGCCCAGTGTCGACGCGCTAA
- a CDS encoding alginate O-acetyltransferase has product MHPHLIKLLSLSALTAGILAASTGVRAEDAKAPSFNAEPCCNLCPAAHDPKNYTTRYQQNFTTLVQAQGDWLFRTQEDLRTEFDTTPAGYKRMKLLHDAFKSKGVELVIVYQPTRGLVNRNKLNPEEKAKYDFDKALTNYKTMLGRFAQMGYVVPDLSPLTNESLPDTLPAHDFYFRGDQHWTPYGAQRTAKIVAEKVKQLPVFADIPKREFETHKSGRMGKTGTLHNMAGQLCGTSYAIQYMDQFTTEPKGEAADGDLFGESGNPQITLVGTSHSGKNYNFAGFLEEAIGADILNVAFPGGGLEGSMLQYLGSEEFQTKPPKILIWEFSPLYRLDQETIYRQMMALLDNGCEGKDAQMSGSATLKPGKNELMVNSKNLDLRNSDHQVDIRFADTSVKTLHATLWYMNGRHEDIKIDKPETSDTDGRFAFELRTDEDWASQNLLAVEVQGPETPGAAPQKVEAKICKRNVFSGTGQRTAQAGQ; this is encoded by the coding sequence ATGCACCCACACTTGATCAAATTACTCAGCCTGTCGGCCCTGACCGCGGGCATTCTCGCGGCCAGCACTGGCGTGCGTGCCGAAGACGCCAAAGCACCGAGCTTCAACGCCGAGCCGTGCTGCAACCTGTGCCCGGCAGCCCACGACCCGAAGAACTACACCACGCGCTATCAGCAGAACTTCACCACGCTGGTGCAGGCCCAGGGCGACTGGCTGTTCCGTACCCAAGAAGACTTGCGCACCGAATTCGATACCACGCCCGCCGGCTACAAACGCATGAAGCTGCTGCACGATGCGTTCAAGAGCAAAGGCGTGGAACTGGTCATCGTTTACCAGCCGACCCGGGGCCTGGTGAACCGCAACAAGCTGAACCCGGAAGAAAAAGCCAAATACGATTTCGACAAGGCACTGACCAACTACAAAACCATGCTCGGGCGTTTCGCGCAGATGGGCTACGTGGTCCCCGACCTCTCGCCGCTGACCAACGAATCGCTGCCCGACACCCTGCCCGCCCACGATTTCTACTTTCGCGGTGACCAACACTGGACCCCGTATGGCGCCCAGCGCACAGCGAAAATCGTCGCCGAGAAGGTCAAGCAGTTGCCGGTCTTCGCCGACATTCCCAAGCGTGAATTCGAGACCCATAAGTCGGGTCGCATGGGCAAGACCGGAACGTTACACAATATGGCGGGTCAACTCTGTGGCACCAGCTATGCGATCCAGTACATGGATCAGTTCACCACCGAGCCCAAGGGCGAAGCGGCGGATGGCGATCTGTTCGGTGAATCCGGCAACCCGCAAATCACCCTGGTCGGCACCAGCCACAGTGGCAAGAACTACAACTTCGCCGGTTTCCTGGAAGAGGCCATCGGCGCCGACATCCTCAACGTGGCATTCCCCGGCGGTGGCCTGGAAGGTTCGATGCTGCAGTACCTGGGCAGCGAAGAGTTCCAGACCAAGCCGCCGAAAATTCTCATCTGGGAGTTCTCGCCACTTTATCGCCTCGACCAGGAAACCATCTACCGCCAGATGATGGCGCTGCTCGACAACGGTTGCGAAGGCAAGGATGCACAAATGAGCGGCAGCGCCACGCTGAAGCCGGGCAAAAACGAACTGATGGTCAACAGCAAGAACCTGGACCTGCGCAACAGCGACCACCAGGTCGACATCCGCTTCGCCGATACGTCGGTGAAAACCTTGCATGCCACCCTCTGGTACATGAATGGGCGCCACGAGGACATCAAGATCGACAAACCGGAAACCTCCGATACCGACGGGCGTTTCGCCTTTGAGTTGCGCACGGACGAAGACTGGGCTTCGCAGAATCTGCTGGCCGTTGAAGTCCAGGGGCCTGAAACACCAGGCGCCGCGCCGCAGAAAGTCGAAGCAAAAATCTGCAAACGCAACGTGTTCTCCGGCACCGGGCAGCGTACTGCTCAAGCCGGGCAATGA
- a CDS encoding RHS repeat domain-containing protein encodes MGMHHNTPTLTVVDPRGLSIRSVDYWRAVENVPAEARINRIAYDAAGRAAEQWDPRLWALSQEEPLTPANLTTAFSLSGNALFTYSVDAGWQLNLPGLGREVLSGWDSCGTRREVEYDDLRRPVAVFEQGTTEPRRSVERMAYGGPDHGEQNQCGQLIRHDDPAGTVLFEAFSITGQCVKQVRHFTLDPVAPDGPELEADRQRLLEPGEGAVSTWRFGPLGDVLEQIDAKKNRQAFSLTLEGRLREARLQLQGLTTWQTLVSDIQYNAEGQIEREVAGNGVRTTLGYRPEDGLLMERRSQDADARMLQHLIYDYDPMGNVLSIEDKALPVRYFANQRIDPLSRFGYDSLYQLIEAFGWEAGGPNQGPGSVGRTDPAAVSNYRQTYRYDTGGNLLQRTHVGAQDHGREMKAARYGNRCLPWRNGVPPTEDEIAAAFDANGNLLELDQGRLLTWDLRNQLQSVSPVERASGRNDRESYLYNGGGQRVRKIRSLQTNARTVVADVRYLPGLELRTDNGTAEVLQVITAQAGLNSVRVLHWESTPPSGTNDQYRYGFIDHLGSISLELAHDGRIISRENFYPFGETAYLAGDDVIEVSYKTVRYSGKERDATGLYYYGFRYYVPWLQRWINPDPAGDVDGLNFYAMVINNPLTLWDADGLTNTGNYEVKVGLKEKLALKVSKLKVKISVFDTVSGKYKESDEFKVVEVEMGSKYLVSGDEVKKNLKEYRDIYKAHMSAASKIKPGGEESNSSLGESVSGYMLRSANDTFVEEANTYLDPPNMHPDTFVERRFFAVLKRSDKNKLPEQRKIYGLTELSTLTEKGKTEVTIIQTVVHPDTQVVEDLPGRAPSNKGSMGRLPLMRGIGTYLTVQSLAAVSKPKDVVVKKVITEAINPRSAKIALKFGAKLVK; translated from the coding sequence ATGGGAATGCATCACAACACACCCACACTGACGGTCGTCGATCCGCGCGGCTTGTCGATCCGTTCGGTTGATTATTGGCGGGCTGTCGAAAACGTCCCTGCTGAGGCACGCATCAACCGCATCGCTTACGATGCCGCAGGACGCGCGGCAGAACAGTGGGATCCACGGCTTTGGGCGCTGTCACAAGAAGAACCGCTGACACCCGCCAATCTAACGACAGCGTTTTCGTTGTCGGGCAATGCGCTGTTCACTTACAGCGTCGATGCCGGTTGGCAGCTCAACCTGCCAGGTCTGGGTCGTGAGGTTTTATCGGGATGGGACAGCTGCGGCACGCGACGCGAGGTTGAATATGACGACCTGCGTCGTCCCGTGGCAGTGTTCGAGCAGGGCACAACTGAGCCGCGAAGGTCTGTTGAACGCATGGCCTATGGCGGTCCCGATCATGGCGAGCAGAATCAATGCGGGCAGTTGATCCGCCATGATGACCCTGCCGGGACGGTGCTGTTCGAGGCCTTTTCGATCACCGGCCAATGCGTGAAGCAAGTCCGTCATTTCACCCTGGACCCCGTTGCCCCAGACGGGCCGGAGTTGGAAGCCGATCGCCAGCGGCTGCTTGAGCCGGGGGAAGGGGCTGTCTCGACGTGGCGTTTCGGCCCGCTGGGCGATGTGCTGGAACAGATCGATGCCAAGAAAAACCGTCAGGCCTTCAGCCTGACCCTTGAGGGGCGTCTGCGTGAGGCGCGTCTGCAACTCCAGGGACTGACCACCTGGCAAACGCTGGTCAGCGATATCCAGTACAACGCCGAAGGGCAAATCGAACGGGAGGTCGCGGGCAACGGGGTGCGAACAACCCTCGGTTACCGTCCTGAAGACGGTCTGTTGATGGAGCGTCGGTCACAGGATGCCGACGCCCGGATGTTGCAGCATCTGATCTATGACTATGACCCGATGGGCAACGTGTTGAGCATCGAGGACAAGGCTCTGCCAGTGCGCTACTTCGCCAACCAGCGCATCGACCCGCTCAGTCGCTTTGGCTACGACAGTCTTTATCAGTTGATCGAGGCCTTTGGTTGGGAGGCGGGCGGTCCCAATCAAGGACCCGGGTCGGTCGGGCGCACCGATCCGGCGGCGGTCAGCAACTATCGGCAGACTTACCGCTATGACACGGGCGGCAATCTGCTGCAGCGGACCCACGTTGGTGCGCAAGATCACGGGCGCGAGATGAAAGCTGCCCGCTACGGCAATCGTTGCCTGCCTTGGCGCAACGGCGTGCCGCCCACCGAAGACGAAATCGCTGCCGCGTTCGACGCCAACGGCAATTTGCTGGAGCTGGATCAGGGACGGCTCTTGACCTGGGATCTGCGCAATCAGTTGCAATCGGTCAGCCCCGTGGAGCGCGCCTCCGGGCGCAATGACCGGGAGTCGTACCTCTACAATGGCGGTGGCCAGCGTGTACGCAAAATCCGCTCGTTGCAGACCAACGCCCGAACCGTGGTCGCTGACGTGCGTTACTTGCCGGGGCTGGAGCTGCGCACCGATAACGGCACCGCAGAGGTGCTGCAGGTGATCACCGCCCAGGCCGGACTCAACAGCGTGCGGGTATTGCATTGGGAGAGCACCCCGCCTTCGGGAACAAACGACCAGTATCGATACGGCTTCATCGATCATTTGGGTTCGATCAGCCTGGAGCTGGCCCATGATGGGCGAATCATCAGCCGCGAAAACTTTTACCCCTTCGGCGAGACGGCGTACCTGGCCGGGGATGATGTGATCGAGGTCAGTTACAAAACCGTTCGTTACTCGGGCAAGGAGCGGGATGCGACGGGGCTTTATTACTATGGCTTTCGTTACTACGTACCGTGGCTGCAGCGCTGGATTAACCCTGATCCTGCCGGGGACGTGGATGGTTTGAATTTTTACGCGATGGTCATAAATAATCCATTGACTCTGTGGGACGCGGATGGGCTCACCAATACAGGGAACTATGAAGTAAAGGTTGGACTGAAGGAGAAGTTGGCGCTGAAAGTATCGAAGTTGAAGGTCAAGATCAGTGTTTTCGATACAGTGTCGGGAAAGTACAAGGAGTCAGATGAATTTAAGGTTGTGGAAGTGGAAATGGGAAGTAAGTACTTGGTGAGTGGTGATGAGGTGAAGAAAAACCTGAAGGAATATAGAGATATTTATAAAGCTCATATGAGTGCGGCGTCAAAAATAAAGCCGGGGGGCGAAGAGTCTAATAGTAGTCTTGGCGAAAGTGTTTCTGGGTATATGTTACGAAGTGCGAATGATACGTTTGTGGAGGAAGCTAATACTTATCTGGATCCACCGAATATGCACCCGGATACTTTCGTTGAGCGACGATTCTTCGCTGTTCTGAAAAGATCGGATAAAAATAAATTGCCTGAGCAGCGAAAGATTTACGGGCTAACTGAGTTGAGTACGCTTACAGAAAAGGGCAAGACGGAAGTCACTATCATTCAGACCGTCGTCCATCCTGATACTCAAGTTGTAGAAGATTTGCCAGGGAGGGCGCCGAGCAATAAGGGTTCGATGGGACGATTGCCCCTCATGCGAGGTATCGGCACTTACTTGACAGTGCAGTCTTTGGCAGCAGTGTCGAAGCCTAAGGATGTTGTTGTTAAAAAAGTTATAACAGAAGCGATAAACCCGCGTTCCGCCAAGATCGCCCTGAAGTTTGGCGCCAAGTTGGTCAAATAA
- a CDS encoding MBOAT family protein, whose product MVFSSNVFLFLFLPIFLGLYYLSGIRYRNLLLLIASYVFYAWWRVDFLALFAAVTLWNYWIGLKVGAAGVRTKPAQRWLLLGVAVDLCILGYFKYANFGVDSINAMMTSVGLSPFILTHVLLPIGISFYIFESISYIIDVYRGDTPATRNLIDFAAFVAIFPHLIAGPVLRFRDLADQFNNRTHTLDKFSEGATRFMQGFIKKVFIADTLAVVADHCFALQNPTTGDAWLGALAYTAQLYFDFSGYSDMAIGLGLMMGFRFMENFKQPYISQSITEFWRRWHISLSTWLRDYLYITLGGNRKGTLMTYRNLFLTMLLGGLWHGANITYIVWGAWHGMWLAIEKALGLNTSPRSINPIRWALTFLLVVMGWVIFRSENLHVAGRMYGAMFSFGEWSLSELNQASLTGLQVATLVVAYVTLAFFGIRDFYTNRPPVKTKPAVNVEADGPAAATPGMIKAVPGDNPASIHEPGYTVGVEATVQPAYWTADWSRYVMRALVLLLFIASIFKLSAQSFSPFLYFQF is encoded by the coding sequence ATGGTATTTTCATCCAACGTATTCCTGTTTCTGTTCTTGCCGATCTTTCTCGGCTTGTACTACCTGAGCGGAATACGCTATCGCAATCTGCTGCTGCTGATCGCCAGCTACGTGTTCTACGCCTGGTGGCGTGTGGACTTCCTTGCGCTGTTCGCGGCCGTCACGCTGTGGAACTACTGGATCGGCCTGAAAGTCGGCGCCGCGGGCGTTCGGACCAAACCGGCCCAGCGCTGGCTGCTGCTCGGCGTTGCGGTGGATCTGTGCATCCTCGGCTACTTCAAGTACGCCAACTTCGGCGTGGACAGCATCAACGCGATGATGACCTCGGTCGGTCTGTCGCCGTTCATCCTGACCCACGTGCTGTTGCCGATCGGGATCTCGTTCTACATCTTCGAGTCCATCAGCTACATCATCGACGTCTACCGCGGTGATACCCCGGCCACCCGTAACCTGATCGATTTTGCTGCGTTCGTGGCGATCTTCCCGCACCTGATCGCGGGCCCTGTATTGCGTTTTCGCGACCTGGCCGACCAGTTCAACAACCGCACCCACACCCTCGACAAGTTCTCCGAAGGTGCCACGCGGTTCATGCAGGGTTTCATCAAGAAAGTCTTCATCGCCGACACCCTGGCGGTAGTGGCCGACCATTGCTTCGCCTTGCAGAACCCGACCACGGGTGACGCCTGGCTGGGCGCCCTCGCCTACACCGCGCAGCTGTACTTCGACTTCTCCGGCTACAGCGACATGGCCATCGGCCTGGGCTTGATGATGGGTTTCCGCTTCATGGAAAACTTCAAACAGCCGTACATCAGCCAGTCGATCACCGAGTTCTGGCGGCGCTGGCACATCAGCCTCTCCACCTGGCTGCGTGACTACCTGTACATCACCCTTGGCGGTAACCGTAAAGGCACGCTGATGACCTATCGCAACCTGTTCCTGACCATGCTGCTCGGTGGTCTGTGGCACGGCGCGAACATTACCTACATCGTCTGGGGTGCCTGGCATGGCATGTGGCTGGCGATCGAAAAAGCACTGGGCCTGAACACCTCGCCGCGCAGCATCAACCCGATCCGCTGGGCACTGACCTTCCTGCTCGTTGTCATGGGCTGGGTGATCTTCCGCTCGGAAAACCTGCACGTCGCCGGTCGCATGTACGGCGCGATGTTCAGCTTCGGCGAATGGTCGCTGTCGGAACTCAATCAGGCCAGCCTCACCGGTCTGCAAGTGGCAACCCTGGTGGTGGCCTACGTCACTCTGGCGTTCTTCGGTATCCGCGATTTCTACACCAACCGGCCACCGGTCAAGACCAAGCCTGCCGTCAACGTCGAGGCCGATGGCCCTGCCGCGGCGACGCCTGGAATGATCAAAGCCGTACCAGGTGACAACCCGGCCAGCATCCACGAACCGGGTTACACCGTCGGCGTTGAAGCGACTGTGCAACCGGCCTACTGGACCGCTGACTGGTCCCGCTACGTGATGCGCGCCCTGGTGCTGCTGCTGTTCATCGCTTCGATTTTCAAACTCTCGGCGCAAAGCTTCTCGCCGTTCCTTTACTTCCAGTTCTGA
- a CDS encoding mannuronate-specific alginate lyase, with protein MNCMQTRALKKLLAPSLLALAMFAGATQAAAPLRPPQGYFAPVDKFKTGDKNEGCDAMPTPYTGALQFRSKYEGSDKARSTLNEESEKAFRDTTADITKIERGTSKRVMQFMRDGRPEQLECPLDWLTAWAKADALMSKDFNHTGKSMRKWALGSMASSYIRLKFSDSHPLATHQEQAQVIEAWFSKMADQVVSDWDNLPLEQTNNHSYWAAWSVMATSVATNRRDLFDWAVKEYKVGANQVDAQGFLPNELKRQQRALAYHNYALPPLAMIASFAQVNGVDLRQENNGALKRLGDRVLAGVKNPDEFEKKNGKEQDMTDLKIDSKFAWLEPFCSLYTCPPDVLELKHKMQPFKTFRLGGDLTKVFDPANDKGKGS; from the coding sequence ATGAATTGCATGCAAACCCGAGCTTTGAAAAAGTTACTCGCACCTTCCCTGCTGGCTCTGGCGATGTTCGCTGGCGCCACCCAGGCCGCCGCGCCACTGCGCCCACCTCAGGGGTATTTTGCGCCTGTGGATAAATTCAAGACCGGCGACAAGAACGAAGGCTGCGACGCAATGCCGACGCCCTACACCGGCGCCCTGCAGTTTCGCAGCAAATACGAAGGCTCCGACAAGGCCCGTTCGACTCTGAACGAGGAATCGGAAAAGGCCTTCCGCGACACCACCGCTGACATCACCAAGATCGAGCGCGGCACCAGCAAGCGAGTGATGCAGTTCATGCGTGACGGTCGCCCGGAACAACTGGAATGCCCCCTCGACTGGTTGACCGCCTGGGCCAAGGCCGATGCATTGATGTCCAAGGACTTCAACCACACCGGCAAGTCCATGCGCAAATGGGCATTGGGCAGCATGGCTTCGTCCTATATCCGCCTGAAATTCTCTGACTCGCATCCCCTGGCCACCCACCAGGAACAAGCGCAAGTGATTGAAGCTTGGTTCAGCAAAATGGCCGATCAGGTGGTCAGCGATTGGGACAATCTCCCGCTCGAACAGACCAACAACCACTCGTACTGGGCCGCCTGGTCGGTGATGGCCACCTCGGTCGCCACCAACCGCCGCGACCTGTTCGACTGGGCCGTGAAGGAATACAAGGTCGGCGCCAATCAGGTCGACGCCCAGGGCTTCCTGCCTAACGAACTCAAGCGCCAGCAACGCGCCCTCGCCTACCACAACTACGCCCTGCCGCCGCTGGCGATGATCGCCAGTTTCGCCCAGGTCAACGGTGTGGACTTGCGTCAGGAAAACAACGGCGCCTTGAAACGCTTGGGCGATCGCGTGCTTGCCGGGGTGAAAAACCCGGATGAGTTCGAGAAGAAAAACGGTAAAGAGCAGGACATGACCGATCTCAAGATCGATTCGAAATTTGCCTGGCTCGAACCATTCTGCTCGCTCTACACCTGCCCGCCGGACGTGCTGGAACTCAAGCACAAGATGCAGCCGTTCAAGACGTTCCGACTGGGTGGGGATTTGACCAAGGTCTTCGACCCGGCCAATGACAAGGGCAAAGGTTCTTAG
- a CDS encoding mannose-1-phosphate guanylyltransferase/mannose-6-phosphate isomerase: protein MIPVILSGGSGSRLWPLSRKQFPKQFLALTGEQTLFQQTLERLVFEGMDTPIVVCNKEHRFIVNEQLSARNLDVQRVLMEPFGRNTSPAVALTAMMLVNEGRDELMLVLPADHVLEDQKALQRALALATVAAERGEMVLFGVPATKPETGYGYIKSTNDALLPEGVSRVSHFVEKPDVKRATEFVQSGGYFWNSGMFLFRASRFLEELKKHDPDIYDTCVLTLERSAQDPDTVDIDPATFACCPDNSIDYSVMEKTQRACVVPLTAGWSDVGCWSSLWEVNEKDANGNVTKGDVVIQDSKNCMIHGNGKLVSVIGLENIVVVETKDAMMIAHKDKVQGVKQMVNTLNELGRSETQTHCEVYRPWGSYDSVDMGGRFQVKRISVKPGACLSLQMHHHRAEHWIVVSGTAEVTCDENVFLLTENQSTYIPIASVHRLRNPGKIALEIIEVQSGSYLGEDDIERFEDIYGRSTPIERGVSVKTIAQ, encoded by the coding sequence ATGATTCCAGTAATCTTGTCAGGTGGTAGCGGCTCACGTCTTTGGCCGCTTTCCCGTAAGCAATTTCCCAAGCAATTCCTCGCCCTGACCGGCGAGCAAACGCTGTTCCAGCAAACCCTCGAACGCCTGGTGTTCGAAGGCATGGACACCCCGATCGTGGTCTGCAACAAGGAACATCGTTTCATCGTCAACGAGCAACTGAGCGCCCGCAACCTGGACGTGCAGCGCGTGCTGATGGAACCCTTCGGCCGCAACACCTCACCAGCAGTGGCCCTGACTGCGATGATGCTGGTCAATGAAGGTCGCGACGAGCTGATGCTGGTGTTACCGGCCGACCACGTCCTGGAAGACCAGAAAGCCCTGCAACGCGCCCTGGCCCTGGCCACCGTGGCGGCCGAGCGTGGCGAGATGGTGCTGTTCGGCGTACCGGCGACCAAACCGGAAACCGGTTACGGCTATATCAAATCCACCAACGATGCCCTGCTGCCGGAAGGCGTCAGCCGCGTCTCGCACTTCGTCGAAAAACCCGACGTGAAACGCGCCACCGAGTTCGTCCAGTCCGGTGGTTACTTCTGGAACAGCGGCATGTTCCTGTTCCGCGCCAGCCGTTTCCTCGAAGAACTGAAAAAACACGATCCGGACATCTACGACACCTGCGTACTGACGCTGGAGCGTAGCGCGCAGGATCCCGACACCGTCGACATCGACCCTGCCACCTTCGCCTGCTGCCCAGACAATTCCATCGACTATTCAGTGATGGAAAAAACCCAGCGCGCCTGCGTCGTGCCGCTGACCGCGGGCTGGAGCGATGTCGGCTGCTGGTCGTCGCTGTGGGAAGTCAATGAAAAAGACGCCAACGGCAACGTCACCAAAGGCGACGTGGTCATCCAGGACAGCAAGAACTGCATGATCCACGGCAACGGCAAACTGGTGTCGGTGATCGGCCTGGAAAACATCGTGGTGGTCGAAACCAAGGACGCCATGATGATCGCCCACAAGGACAAGGTCCAAGGCGTCAAACAGATGGTCAACACCCTCAACGAGCTGGGCCGTAGCGAAACCCAGACCCACTGCGAAGTCTATCGTCCGTGGGGTTCCTACGACTCGGTGGACATGGGCGGCCGCTTCCAGGTCAAGCGCATCTCGGTCAAACCGGGTGCGTGCCTGTCGCTGCAGATGCACCATCACCGCGCCGAACACTGGATCGTGGTCAGCGGCACTGCTGAAGTGACCTGCGACGAAAACGTGTTTCTGCTCACTGAAAACCAATCGACCTACATCCCGATCGCCTCGGTTCACCGTCTGCGCAACCCGGGCAAAATTGCACTCGAGATCATCGAAGTGCAATCGGGCAGCTATTTGGGTGAAGACGATATCGAGCGGTTTGAAGATATCTACGGCCGTTCCACCCCGATCGAACGCGGCGTGTCGGTGAAAACCATCGCGCAGTGA